One genomic window of Verrucomicrobiota bacterium includes the following:
- a CDS encoding phosphotransacetylase, with protein sequence MRFIGNVIEKLQRHPKRIVFPEGTEPRVLQAARQFHSLRLGVPILLGDRSKVKEVAELLNVSTEGVRIINPGESEELENFARRFELLRRHKGVREKEAREAMLRPNYFGAMMVAMNQADGLVSGTNEISGSVLRPLFQIIRVAPQTTTASSCMIMEVEDTRFGENGVMFMADCGVIPEPTVDQLADIAISTAELARQMLGVPPRVAMLSYSTKGSATHPTIGKVQAATALAEQKARQRNLEAEFDGELQLDAALVSEIAARKLPESKVAGRANVLIFPDLNSGNIGSKLVQHISRAHAYGQILLGMDRPAADVSRGSNAHDILGVAAIVGVQSIAYKLLYPETARRLPGE encoded by the coding sequence ATGCGATTTATTGGAAACGTCATTGAGAAGCTGCAACGGCATCCCAAGCGGATTGTTTTTCCGGAAGGGACCGAGCCGCGCGTTTTGCAGGCGGCGCGCCAGTTCCATTCCTTGCGCCTCGGTGTCCCGATCCTGCTGGGCGACCGGTCCAAAGTCAAAGAAGTGGCCGAGTTGCTCAACGTCTCGACCGAAGGCGTGCGCATCATCAATCCAGGCGAAAGCGAAGAATTGGAGAACTTCGCCCGGCGGTTTGAGCTGTTGCGCCGCCACAAAGGCGTCCGCGAGAAAGAAGCGCGGGAGGCAATGCTTCGGCCCAATTACTTCGGCGCCATGATGGTCGCCATGAATCAGGCCGACGGGCTGGTCTCGGGCACCAACGAGATTTCCGGGAGCGTTTTGCGCCCGTTGTTCCAGATCATTCGCGTCGCGCCGCAGACCACGACGGCCTCCAGTTGCATGATCATGGAAGTGGAAGACACGCGTTTTGGCGAGAACGGCGTGATGTTCATGGCCGACTGCGGCGTCATCCCGGAACCGACCGTCGATCAATTGGCTGACATCGCGATCTCGACCGCGGAACTGGCCCGGCAGATGTTGGGCGTGCCGCCGCGCGTGGCCATGCTCTCCTACTCCACCAAAGGCAGCGCAACGCACCCGACCATCGGCAAGGTGCAAGCCGCCACCGCGCTCGCTGAACAGAAGGCCCGCCAAAGAAATCTCGAGGCGGAATTCGACGGCGAATTGCAGTTGGACGCCGCGCTCGTTTCGGAAATCGCCGCGCGAAAACTTCCCGAAAGCAAAGTGGCCGGGCGCGCCAACGTGCTGATCTTTCCAGACCTGAATTCCGGCAACATCGGAAGCAAACTGGTGCAGCACATCTCCCGGGCGCACGCCTACGGCCAGATTCTGCTGGGGATGGATCGTCCGGCGGCCGATGTGTCGCGCGGATCCAACGCGCACGACATCCTGGGTGTCGCCGCCATCGTCGGCGTGCAGAGCATTGCTTACAAATTGCTTTATCCTGAGACGGCGCGGCGGCTGCCGGGGGAATAA
- a CDS encoding PDZ domain-containing protein has product MKRNRPSGARARASRSAILSLTSVGRACPQRAASNVFPRRRTRLAGTVSPYRGSKSKMKTAASGACAAIVLATLIDPPSANAADAASPLEIAQQLNEAFVQVAETVSPAVVVIEIAQRPNTARFHRDHPLWELLPPESRRQLEEDLEKEPKEPPPRRDPRFDGSGSGLVIREDGYILTNTHVVEEAEKIKVRFKDGRDFETTKVWTDPQSDIAVVKIDAKGLATAKLGDSARTRVGEFAIAIGAPFVLDYSVTFGHVSAKGRQQIIPSFGRDSLGAKMDQDFIQTDASINPGNSGGPLVNIRGEVIGINTLVRGLGTGIGFAVPINRAKDVAEQLIAHGKVARAWLGIATGPLRESRLRTQVEDLKNGLVVDVIQTNGPAFKSDLKRFDIIQAVEGQPVANVQELRDAIRAKKIGSTIVLDVVRLDDHGGRKDLQIQVKTEAWPDEEISQLADSRRSPPDSPAALGLTVQTVTEELAKEFEVKKAEGVMVTAVRPNSPAALVGFKPGDIITKVGEKSVKTRQQFREAVAAAGSKEVTIHFLSEGTEESRTIKGKSE; this is encoded by the coding sequence ATGAAAAGAAACCGCCCTTCCGGAGCAAGAGCACGCGCGTCCCGATCAGCGATTCTCAGTTTGACCTCGGTAGGGCGAGCCTGTCCCCAGCGAGCCGCCTCGAACGTGTTTCCAAGACGTCGGACACGGCTCGCCGGGACGGTCTCGCCCTACCGCGGAAGCAAGTCCAAAATGAAAACCGCTGCGTCCGGGGCTTGTGCCGCCATTGTTCTGGCGACGCTGATTGACCCGCCCTCCGCAAACGCCGCGGACGCCGCGTCGCCGCTGGAAATCGCCCAGCAATTGAACGAAGCGTTCGTGCAAGTGGCCGAAACGGTTTCGCCCGCCGTCGTCGTCATCGAAATCGCTCAACGGCCCAATACGGCGCGCTTCCATCGCGACCATCCGCTCTGGGAATTGCTCCCGCCAGAATCTCGCCGGCAGCTCGAAGAGGATCTGGAGAAAGAGCCGAAAGAGCCGCCACCGCGCCGCGATCCGAGATTCGACGGGAGCGGCTCTGGCCTCGTGATCCGGGAAGACGGTTACATTCTGACGAACACTCACGTGGTCGAAGAAGCGGAGAAGATCAAAGTCCGGTTCAAGGATGGCCGCGATTTCGAGACCACTAAGGTCTGGACCGATCCGCAATCCGACATCGCGGTGGTCAAGATCGACGCGAAAGGTTTGGCGACGGCAAAGTTAGGGGACTCCGCCCGGACGCGCGTCGGCGAATTTGCCATCGCGATCGGCGCGCCGTTCGTGCTGGATTACAGCGTGACGTTCGGTCACGTCAGCGCCAAAGGCCGGCAGCAGATCATTCCCAGCTTTGGCCGGGATTCGCTGGGCGCCAAAATGGACCAGGACTTCATCCAGACCGACGCGAGCATCAATCCGGGCAACAGCGGCGGCCCGTTGGTGAACATTCGCGGCGAAGTCATTGGCATCAACACGCTCGTGCGCGGGTTGGGCACCGGCATCGGATTCGCCGTGCCGATCAATCGCGCCAAAGATGTCGCGGAGCAACTCATTGCCCATGGCAAAGTGGCCCGGGCCTGGCTGGGGATTGCCACGGGCCCTTTGCGCGAATCCCGGCTCCGAACTCAAGTGGAAGATTTGAAGAATGGGTTGGTGGTGGATGTGATCCAGACCAACGGTCCCGCTTTCAAATCCGACCTGAAGCGGTTCGACATCATTCAGGCCGTGGAAGGCCAGCCCGTGGCGAACGTGCAGGAGTTGCGCGACGCCATCCGCGCCAAAAAGATCGGGAGCACGATCGTGCTCGACGTCGTGCGCCTCGACGATCACGGGGGCAGGAAAGACCTTCAGATCCAGGTCAAGACCGAAGCCTGGCCGGATGAGGAAATTTCACAACTCGCCGATTCGAGGCGTTCGCCCCCAGACAGCCCGGCCGCGCTGGGGCTAACCGTGCAGACGGTCACGGAAGAATTGGCTAAAGAATTCGAGGTTAAGAAGGCTGAAGGCGTGATGGTGACCGCGGTGCGGCCCAACAGTCCCGCGGCGTTGGTGGGATTCAAGCCCGGCGATATCATTACGAAAGTGGGCGAGAAGAGCGTCAAGACGCGGCAGCAATTTCGCGAAGCCGTCGCCGCGGCCGGCTCGAAGGAAGTGACGATCCATTTCCTCAGCGAGGGCACGGAGGAATCGCGGACGATCAAAGGGAAGAGCGAGTGA
- a CDS encoding alcohol dehydrogenase, whose translation MRTRLIYCRLTFGFIASLWAILPVRGDDWPRWRGPNLTGISQEKEWLTQWPKEGPPVAWKASVGIGYASVAVSGGRLFTVGNDEENDTVHCLDAATGKELWKHSYASDLGDKFFDGGPTATPTVEGEFVYTLSRWGDLFCFDASSGKIRWSKNVQKETGIRIPSWGFASSPFVHEELLLLNIGEAGLAVEKQTGRIVWKSANRDAGYSTAAPFQRAGEWFAILANSKAYFAVNIRTGKELWQFPWLTSFGVNAADAIVSGEFCLISSGYGKGAALLKMGEGEPAVVWQSRELRNQFNSSVLLNGFVYGIDGDTTSPAALKCLEFKTGQVKWAAESIGSGALMAADRKLIVLSERGELITAPASPEGFKPTARAQVLGGTCWTVPVLANGRIYCRSAAGDLVCVDLRSRKTI comes from the coding sequence ATGCGAACCAGGCTGATCTACTGCCGATTGACGTTTGGCTTCATCGCCAGCCTTTGGGCCATTCTCCCTGTTCGCGGTGATGACTGGCCTCGCTGGCGCGGACCGAACCTCACCGGCATTTCGCAGGAAAAGGAGTGGTTGACCCAATGGCCCAAGGAAGGTCCGCCCGTGGCCTGGAAAGCGTCGGTCGGCATCGGCTACGCCTCGGTCGCCGTCAGCGGCGGAAGGCTTTTCACCGTAGGCAATGATGAAGAAAACGACACCGTCCATTGCCTCGACGCGGCGACCGGAAAAGAACTTTGGAAACATTCCTACGCGTCCGATCTCGGCGACAAGTTCTTCGACGGCGGTCCGACAGCGACCCCGACGGTGGAAGGCGAGTTTGTCTATACCTTGAGCCGGTGGGGCGATCTGTTTTGCTTCGACGCGAGCAGCGGGAAGATTCGCTGGTCGAAGAACGTGCAGAAGGAAACAGGCATCCGGATTCCCTCTTGGGGATTTGCCAGTTCGCCGTTCGTGCACGAAGAATTGTTGCTCTTGAACATCGGCGAAGCAGGTCTGGCCGTCGAGAAACAGACGGGCCGGATCGTGTGGAAGTCAGCAAACCGAGACGCGGGCTATTCGACGGCAGCGCCCTTCCAGCGCGCCGGCGAGTGGTTCGCCATCCTGGCCAACAGCAAAGCCTACTTCGCCGTCAATATCCGGACCGGCAAGGAGCTCTGGCAATTCCCGTGGCTCACCAGCTTCGGCGTCAATGCCGCGGACGCGATTGTCTCCGGCGAGTTTTGCCTGATCTCATCCGGCTACGGAAAGGGGGCCGCGCTTTTGAAGATGGGGGAAGGCGAGCCTGCGGTCGTCTGGCAAAGCCGAGAGCTGCGCAATCAATTCAACTCCAGTGTGCTTTTGAACGGATTCGTGTACGGTATCGACGGCGATACCACTTCTCCGGCGGCTTTGAAATGTTTGGAGTTCAAAACGGGCCAGGTGAAATGGGCCGCGGAGAGCATCGGCTCCGGAGCGCTCATGGCCGCAGACCGCAAGCTGATCGTGTTGAGCGAGCGGGGCGAACTGATTACCGCGCCGGCATCGCCGGAAGGTTTCAAACCCACGGCCCGCGCGCAGGTGCTGGGCGGCACGTGCTGGACCGTGCCCGTGCTGGCGAACGGGCGCATCTATTGCCGCAGCGCTGCAGGCGATCTGGTCTGCGTCGATTTGCGCTCGAGAAAAACCATTTGA
- a CDS encoding type II secretion system protein — protein sequence MTGRQERRDRASRRRGFTLIELLVVIAVIGILASLLLPALGGAKSAAFSARCQSNLRQLGLALNLYVDDFERYPPSAGGLPRGTLAR from the coding sequence ATGACCGGAAGGCAAGAGCGTAGAGATAGGGCAAGTCGCAGGCGCGGGTTTACACTGATCGAGTTGCTGGTGGTGATTGCTGTCATTGGGATTCTGGCGAGTCTGCTCCTGCCCGCGCTGGGGGGAGCCAAATCGGCTGCCTTTTCGGCGCGTTGCCAGAGCAACCTCAGGCAATTGGGACTGGCGCTCAACCTGTACGTAGATGATTTTGAGAGGTACCCTCCCTCCGCTGGCGGATTGCCTCGTGGGACATTGGCCAGATAA